ACAGGTCGTCGACGAGCACGTCGACCGGGACCAGCCGGCCGCGGGCGACGATCAGCCGGGCCAGCACCGCCCGGTGCTTCGGGCCCCGCAGGTCGATCGGCGCACCGGCGGCGTCCCAGGCGACCACCGGACCGAGCACACCGAACCCGACCGGCACCGACCCGCCTCTCCCGCAAACCGGAGGCCAACGTATCGCGCTCATCGGTTGCTCATCCGCGATCGGCACGCTGGATCCCGAACCCACCACGAAAGGACCCTGGCAGATGCCCTCGATTCCCGGATTCGACCTGCGCCGCGTCACCGTCGACGACGGAGTGGCGCTGACCGCCGCGGTGGGCGGTTCCGGCCGCCCGATCGTGCTCCTGCACGGCTTCCCGCAGACCCACCTGATGTGGCGGCATGTCGCCGCCGACCTGGCCGCCGACCACACCGTGATCTGCCCAGACCTACGGGGGTACGGCGCCAGCGACAAGCCGGAGGCCGGCGAGCTCACCTACGCGAAGCGGACCATGGCCGCCGATGTCGTGGCGCTGGCGAAGGCACTCGGACACGACCGGTTCGCCCTCGCCGGCCATGATCGCGGTGCGCTGGTGGCCATCCGCGCCGGTCTCGACCACCCGGAGACGATCACCCACTTGGCCGCCCTCGACGTGCTGCCGACGCTGGACATGTGGGATGTGCTGCACGGCGCCCAGGCGGCGGTCGCCTTCCACCTCTACCTGATGGCCCAGCCGCCGGGCCTGCCCGAGCGGATGATCGAGGCAAGCGCCGACGAGTTCTTCGGCTCGTTCCTCGACGGCTGGGCCGGCGACGCCGCCGCGATCCCGCCCGACGTGCGCGCGACCTACCTGGCCGCCTCGCGGGCGGCGGTCCCGTCGATCGTCGCCGACTACCGGGCCTCGGCGGGCATCGACGTGGCACACGACCGGGCCGACCGCGACGCCGGCCGCCGGCTCGCCATGCCGGTCGCGGTGGTGCAGCAGGACTGGGGTGCGGCGCTCGGCTATGACGCGGCCGCGATCTGGGGTGCCTGGGCGCCGGACCTGGTGCACCGCACGACCTCGGCCGGTCACTTCATGGCGGAGGAGGCGCCCGACGAGATCGTCAAAGCGTTGCGTGACCTGTTGAGCCGATGAGGGTTCGGACGGGTGACCCGACCCCCGCCGCACACGGCGTCCGTCGTGGGTGGCGGGGGGTCGGCCCTACGGTGGACAGCGATGCCTAAGTGAGGGGGTCGCGACCCGTGCAAGAGGTAACGGATCCGCCGGAGGAGGGGCGCGGGGAGCCCTACGCCGAGACCGCCGAGATCGAGCTGTCGGTCCATGATGGTGTGTGGCCGGCCAGCGAAGATCTCCCGCTGCCGACGGTCCACCATCGGGTGATGCTGACCGACCTGCCGCCGAGCGGGCTCGCCGACATCGCGCGCCGGCTCAAGCTGACGCTTCCGGAAGCCGAGTTCGTGCCCGAGCCGCCACCGGCCCAACCGCCAGCGGCCGCAGAGCCGCCACTGGCTCTGGACGAACCAGCGCCCCGACTAGAGCTGGTCCCAGCGCCGGCGGCGGCCCCCGAGCCGGCAACGATCCCCGAGCCGGCAACGATCCCCGAGCAACCAGCAGTGCCCGAGCCCGAACGAGTGCGGTCCTCCGGGCCGGCCCTCGCGGAGCTGCCCGCCACCGAGCTCGACGAGCTGGCCAGAGACCTGTTCGCGCGGGTCGTCGACGGCCCGGCCCAGGCCTGGGCCGAGGTGCCCGCGACCGAGGAGCTCTTCGACTACCTGCGCCGCGAGCTGGGCGACGAGCAGCGCCGGATAGACGCGTTCGTCTACCGGGTCGAGGGCGGCAAGCCGGTCGTGGTCGTCCGGCCGTCCATGGCGCCCGACGGCAGGCGCATCCTGCGCCGCATCGTCCGCACCACCTCTCGTGAAGTGGCCTGGAAGGTCGTCGACCTGTGGATCGGTGTGCCGATCGCGATGGTGCTCAACCCGCCGGCCGACCTCGTCGAAGCCGTCTACTACGCCGCTGACCTCGGCCACTGAGACCTTGCCATCCGTGGCAAGGCCGCGGGCAGACGGTGGAGTCGACATCGGGCTGACGACGAGGAGACCACCGTGGTCCCTGGGCCGGCGATCGAGCTGCGGGTGCTCGGGCCGCTGAGCCTTACGCTCGCCGCTGAGCAGCGGTTGCCACCACGCGACCGTGACCTGCTCGCCCTGCTCGCCTGCCGGCCCAACGCGCCCGTCCCGGCCGGTCAGTTGGTCGACGCGCTCTGGCCGGCCCAACCGCCGCGTACCGCGGCCAAGGCACTCCAGGTGCGGGTGCACGAGCTGCGGCGGGCGCTCGGCGACCCGGGCCGGATCAAGCACGACCAGCAGGGGTACGCGCTGTCCGTCGCGCCGGCCGAGGTCGACGCCCCGGCGTTCGAGGCGCTGCTCGGTCAGGGCCGGGCCGAGTTGGGCGCCGGCCGCCTCGCCGCCGGCGTCGCCGTGTTGCGGCGGGCCCTCGACCTCTGGCGGGGTCCGGCCTTCGCCGGCCAGGACCATCTCGAGCCTGTGCGGGTAGAGGCGGCGCGCCTCGCCGAGCTGCGGCTCGCGATGGTCGAGGCGCTGGCCGACGCCGAGATCGCACGTGGCCGGCACAGCGAGATCGTCGAGTTGTTGCGGACCGTGCAGGCCGAGCATCCGCTGCGCGAGGAGGTGACCGCCCGGCTGATGCTGGCCCTACACCGGGCGGGCCGTACCGCGGAGGCGGTGCGCCACTATCGCGAGCTGCACCGGCGGCTCGCCACAGAGCTGGGCGCCGTGCCGGCCCGCTCGCTGCGCGACCTGCGCGCGGCGATCGTCGCCGGCGATCCGGCGCTCGACCTGCCGCAGCCGGTGGTGGCCGTGCCGAAGCCGGCCGAGCTGCCGACCGAGGTGCCCGCGTTCGTCGGCCGGGCCGGCGAGATCGAGCAGCTCCGCGCCGTGCTCACCGCGCGGACCGGCACCACCGCGATCGCCTCCGTCAACGGGATCGGCGGGGTCGGCAAGTCGGCGCTCGCCGTCGTTGTGGCCGCGGCCCTGTCCAGAGCAGACGCGTTTCCAGACGGGCAGCTGTTCGTCAACCTGCACGGTGCGACCGCGGGGCTGCGGCCACTGACACCGGTCGACGTGCTCGCCCGCTTCCTGCGCTCACTGGGCATCGAGCCGCCGCACGATGTCGAGGAGGCCGCGGCGCGGTTCCGCTCGGCGACCGCCAACCGCCGGATGCTGCTCGTGCTCGACAACGCCTTCGACGCGCACCAGGTGCGACCACTGCTGCCCGGCGGCGGCTCCTGCGCGGTGCTGGTCACCAGCCGGCGCGTGCTGTCCACCCTGGATGGCGCCGCCCAGCTGCGATTGGGGCCGTTGGGGCAGGACGACGCGCTGACCCTGCTGGCCCGGCTGGCCGGCGGCGACCGGGTCGCCGCCGAGCACGCCGCGGCGGCCGACATCGCCCGGTTCTGCGGGCTGCTCCCCCTCGCCCTGCGGGTGACCGGCGCACGACTGGTCGCGCAACCGGCGCGCAGCCTGGCCACCTACGCCGACCAGCTCTCCGACGAACGGCGCCGGCTCGACGCGCTGGAGCACGCCGACCTGGCGGTGCGGGCCAGCATCGCGGCCAGCCACCAGGACCTCGGCGGCCAACCCGAGGTGGCCGCGCTGCTGGCCCAGGTGGCGGGCCTCGACGTGCCGGATGTGACCGCGGAGGTCGCCGGTGCCGTCGCCGCGCTGCCGGTGGCGCAGGCCGCGACCGCACTCGACCGGCTGGTCGACATCCAGCTGATGGAGCAGCCGGCCGACGGCCGCTACCGGATGCACGACCTGATCCGGCTGTTCGCTCGCGAGCGGGCCGGCCTGGCACCGGAGGCGCTCGTGCGGGTGGCCGACCACTACGCCGCCATCGGCGAGCGGGCCACCCGGTTGCTCGACCCGGGCCAGGCGAAGTGGCTGGGCGACGCGGCTGCGGGCCTGGACGGCGGCACGGCCGCCGCCGCCCGCGTCTGGCTCGACGCCGAACGGGCTCACATCGTCGGCATCGTGCGCCAGCTCTCCGCGTTGCCGGGCCAGGCGAGCGCCGCCGCGATCCGGCTCGGTGCCGCGTTCGCCACACCCCTGGACATGGGCGGTTATCTGCGCGAATGGATCGACTGCGGCGAGGCGGTCGTGGCGGTGGCCGCACGGCTCGGCGACCGGCCGGCCGAGGCGCGGGCCCGGATGTTCCTCGGCTACGCCTACGGCCGGCTGGGTCGCCAGGCCCACGAGGTCGAAGAGGTCGAACGCGCCCTCGTCCTGTGGCGCCGCGTTGGTGACCGCTTCGGCGAGTCCGGCGCTCTCAACGCCTGCGGCCTGGCCTATCTGCACGTCGGCCGGTTGGCCGAAGGGATCGCGCACCTGGAGAGCGGGTTGGCGCTGCGCCGCGCCGTCGGCGACCAGCACGGCGAGTCGATGCTGCTCGACAACCTCGGCTGCGGTTACCGCGCACAGGGCCGGCTGGCGGAAGCGATCGAGGTGCACGAGAAGGCGCTCGCGCTGGCCGACGAACTGGGCAACGTCCGGTCGCAAGCGCATGCGC
This genomic interval from Asanoa ferruginea contains the following:
- a CDS encoding alpha/beta fold hydrolase, giving the protein MPSIPGFDLRRVTVDDGVALTAAVGGSGRPIVLLHGFPQTHLMWRHVAADLAADHTVICPDLRGYGASDKPEAGELTYAKRTMAADVVALAKALGHDRFALAGHDRGALVAIRAGLDHPETITHLAALDVLPTLDMWDVLHGAQAAVAFHLYLMAQPPGLPERMIEASADEFFGSFLDGWAGDAAAIPPDVRATYLAASRAAVPSIVADYRASAGIDVAHDRADRDAGRRLAMPVAVVQQDWGAALGYDAAAIWGAWAPDLVHRTTSAGHFMAEEAPDEIVKALRDLLSR
- a CDS encoding AfsR/SARP family transcriptional regulator, with translation MVPGPAIELRVLGPLSLTLAAEQRLPPRDRDLLALLACRPNAPVPAGQLVDALWPAQPPRTAAKALQVRVHELRRALGDPGRIKHDQQGYALSVAPAEVDAPAFEALLGQGRAELGAGRLAAGVAVLRRALDLWRGPAFAGQDHLEPVRVEAARLAELRLAMVEALADAEIARGRHSEIVELLRTVQAEHPLREEVTARLMLALHRAGRTAEAVRHYRELHRRLATELGAVPARSLRDLRAAIVAGDPALDLPQPVVAVPKPAELPTEVPAFVGRAGEIEQLRAVLTARTGTTAIASVNGIGGVGKSALAVVVAAALSRADAFPDGQLFVNLHGATAGLRPLTPVDVLARFLRSLGIEPPHDVEEAAARFRSATANRRMLLVLDNAFDAHQVRPLLPGGGSCAVLVTSRRVLSTLDGAAQLRLGPLGQDDALTLLARLAGGDRVAAEHAAAADIARFCGLLPLALRVTGARLVAQPARSLATYADQLSDERRRLDALEHADLAVRASIAASHQDLGGQPEVAALLAQVAGLDVPDVTAEVAGAVAALPVAQAATALDRLVDIQLMEQPADGRYRMHDLIRLFARERAGLAPEALVRVADHYAAIGERATRLLDPGQAKWLGDAAAGLDGGTAAAARVWLDAERAHIVGIVRQLSALPGQASAAAIRLGAAFATPLDMGGYLREWIDCGEAVVAVAARLGDRPAEARARMFLGYAYGRLGRQAHEVEEVERALVLWRRVGDRFGESGALNACGLAYLHVGRLAEGIAHLESGLALRRAVGDQHGESMLLDNLGCGYRAQGRLAEAIEVHEKALALADELGNVRSQAHALGNLAEDLRAAGDYHRALTYYRRSLANHRAFGERHHEAREMWGIGSVLHRLGRSRPARRHWDGALAILQETGRLTADEVAEIRRGPVDVVPAAIEVLGLTNVITTS